The Xanthomonas sp. CFBP 8443 genome has a window encoding:
- a CDS encoding LysM peptidoglycan-binding domain-containing protein, with translation MNSDKRADFSAVTAKVDTTAEVTPKADFSAVQSHVDTTAEQVQQVYVVKPGDSLSKIAKLHYGDGNAWTRIFEANRDVLDDPDKIYPGQTLKLPPRA, from the coding sequence ATGAACAGCGACAAGCGCGCCGATTTCTCGGCAGTCACCGCCAAGGTGGACACTACCGCGGAGGTCACGCCGAAGGCGGATTTCTCCGCGGTGCAGTCGCACGTGGACACCACCGCCGAACAGGTGCAGCAGGTCTACGTGGTCAAGCCGGGCGACTCGTTGTCCAAGATCGCCAAGCTGCACTACGGCGACGGCAACGCCTGGACCCGCATCTTCGAAGCCAACCGCGACGTGCTCGACGACCCGGACAAGATCTATCCGGGCCAGACCCTCAAGCTGCCGCCGCGCGCCTAG
- the queF gene encoding NADPH-dependent 7-cyano-7-deazaguanine reductase QueF (Catalyzes the NADPH-dependent reduction of 7-cyano-7-deazaguanine (preQ0) to 7-aminomethyl-7-deazaguanine (preQ1) in queuosine biosynthesis): MNTPQDSSLGREVAYPSQYDPALLFPIPRAGGRAEIGLDAAPLPFYGLDRWHAYELGWLDAHGKPCVATATLQVPCTSPQLIESKSLKLYLNSLNAMRFNSAEAVRACIVTDLSARAGADVTMEFGLPPVDPLGDGESLDVLDIAIDCYGPPRPQYLLAAADDIVEETLSSELLKSNCPVTGQPDWATLSVRYRGGRIDREGLLRYLISFREHAGFHEQCVEQIFHDLMTRCRPQSLQVEARYTRRGGLDINPWRATLDVAEPIAFHRDPRQ, translated from the coding sequence ATGAACACCCCCCAGGATTCCAGTCTCGGCCGCGAGGTCGCGTATCCCTCGCAGTACGATCCCGCGCTGCTGTTCCCGATCCCCCGCGCCGGCGGCCGCGCCGAGATCGGCCTGGACGCCGCGCCGCTGCCGTTCTACGGCCTCGACCGCTGGCATGCCTACGAACTGGGCTGGCTGGACGCGCACGGCAAGCCCTGCGTGGCCACCGCCACCTTGCAGGTGCCATGCACCTCGCCGCAGCTGATCGAATCCAAGTCGCTCAAGCTCTACCTCAACTCGCTCAACGCGATGCGCTTCAACAGCGCCGAAGCGGTGCGCGCCTGCATCGTCACCGACCTGTCGGCGCGCGCCGGCGCCGACGTGACCATGGAGTTCGGGCTGCCGCCGGTGGACCCGCTGGGCGACGGCGAGTCGCTGGATGTGTTGGACATCGCCATCGACTGCTACGGTCCGCCACGTCCGCAGTACCTGCTCGCCGCGGCCGACGACATCGTCGAGGAGACGCTCAGCAGCGAGCTGCTCAAGTCCAATTGCCCGGTCACCGGGCAACCGGACTGGGCCACGCTGAGCGTGCGCTATCGCGGCGGCCGCATCGACCGCGAAGGCCTGCTGCGCTACCTGATCAGCTTCCGCGAGCATGCCGGCTTCCACGAGCAGTGCGTGGAGCAGATCTTCCACGACCTGATGACCCGCTGCCGCCCGCAGTCGCTGCAGGTCGAGGCGCGCTACACCCGCCGCGGCGGCCTGGACATCAATCCCTGGCGCGCCACGCTCGACGTGGCCGAGCCGATCGCCTTCCACCGCGATCCGCGCCAGTAG